The following DNA comes from Fusarium fujikuroi IMI 58289 draft genome, chromosome FFUJ_chr03.
CGGCGGTCTCCTAGCGCTGCTTCGTGCGAATCTCTCAGAGTCGAAGTCGTGGAATAGCAGTTTTGTCTCTGGGGGGCCGTATACGTTCAACGCGACGGGGAATTTATTCACAGTGGACCTTGCGACGAAGCATTTTGATGTCAATACTGTTGATCAAGATACATTTATCACTCTGACTTATGTTCATGGTATGTTCTACTCTCTGAGTGATTTGAGCCATACTGACGATTACAGCGCTATGCCTGATCATTGCATTCTTCCTGGTGTATCCCATTATTCTCCTTATGGAGTCAAGTACAGTGCTATGTGATCTGATCAATAAACCCGTCGCCAAGCATACTGTTCGGAAATGGGAGTCTGTACTGCGAGCCTTTGTGTTTACGCCTCTAGTCATCGCTGGGTTAGTGGCGGGAATCATCGCAATGGGCTCATCAGATCATTTCAGAACTGAACACGGGGTATGATTCCAGACAAGCCTGACGAATACCTAATTAACGCGTCTACCAGGTCATTGGGCTAGTTACAGTAGTGTTTGCAGGCTTCGCGTCGCTACTGTACTTtttcgacttcttctttggctcaAGATTGGCTCGAACAGTCATGGGGATGCGATGGCGTCAAAACCTCAAGTATTTTGACATGTTTGTCTGCCAAGTCATCCTCATGCTCTCCGGCTTCGTCTTAACAGATGGCTTCGACGACCTTTCCGTCATGGGTCTGTGCTACATCCAGATCTCCCTCGCATGGGCAGTATCTCTCGGTATGATAGCAGCGTTTGTCTGGAACAGCGCCATGGTCTTGATGACAGCGCAATGGTTCCTCGTCCGTCGAGCACGACCCGGCGCCGGCGGAGTCAtcgccaacgccaacaacAGAATGTGGCGGCTCGTGCGCTTCCGCCGCCGTCGTCGTCAAACGTCCCCAGAGCCCACGCAGTCATACGAAATGGGCTCGTCGTCAGAAACGTCTGAAACTTGCGGTCGGCGGACGGACTGAAGCTGGGGCTGTGCTGGGATACTTATGGACGCCAAGCGTTCCAGGATAGATAGAGTTTTTGACATTTTCAGTTTAGTTCAATGATGAGTTCTTTTAACGATGTTTTTCGCTCCGGGCATCAAGGACGCCGTGAAGAACCCTTCTCGTATGATAATTTCCCCCAGCGGAGCCCTTGTTCTCCGGGGCAGTCACTGTACTGTAAAACGCAAGGCTGAGATGCAGGGCCTAGACTCTGCTGCCAAGTTCCTGACGGGCGGAAGCCAAACTTAAACTACGGAGACTGTTTTTCGGAAAAGCCTGATATAATTGATGGTGTCTGATTCGTTGAACTGAGAGTTTGACCGCTTATTTTTAGAGTTGGACAACGTATCGGGCGCCCGCGGGGTGCCGACAAGGGTGCCCGCGGAGCATATTTTATGGGGGACTTTTATAAGGCTGCGTGCCGGTATCCGGACCCCGCGGGCGTTTGAAGTATTGGCGCGGGCGGAGTAGTCAGCGGGAGTTGATGATCGTCAGTGCGGAGTTACAGCCGGGTATTATCCAAAGTAAGGGTAATGAGATCAATGCGTTGTCTGGGAGAGGAATGCGTAAATGGCTTGCTCAGCCTCACGATCTTTTGACTATATCATGTCTTGGAGAAAGCTATGTttgagcaacaacaacagcaacaatctACCTACTTTAAACAGCAAGCGATTTGATCTTACACGATATACCACCACTATTTACGACCCCAGAACGCAACACAATCTACAGCTTTAAACACAAAATGGCAGCAAAACAAGAATCGAAAAAGCACGATGACAAGCACAAGGGACAAATCCCTGGACCAAAGGGTACATCACCTTGAACACCAATGCCGTCCATCACAAGCTAATCATCGCAGGCCTTCCAATCATCGGTAGCCTTCTGGACATCGACCTCACAGACTCCCTGAAATCAATAATCGACATGGCCAAAGATTACCGTACGTCACCGACCGCCGCTATTCCCGACCCTCCGCTGACACTACAATCGCAGCAAAACTATTCGCACTAAATATAGGAGGAAACACAGAGGTCATGATCTGCAGTCGCGAGCTCATGGACGAACTGTCAGACGAGTCACGATTCCACAAACTTGTCGTCGGAGGTGTCGAAAAGCTACGGCCTCTGGCTGGCGATGGCCTCTTCTCGGCGCAGCATAATAACCAGGAATGGGCTATTGCGCATCGAATCCTCATGCCGCTATTTGGGCCGCTGACCATCAGAGAGATGTTCCCTGATATGCGCGATATCTCAGAACAGCTCTGCCTCAAATGGTAACTTGACCCAGAGTCCATGAAGGATATTGTATTAACTTTTACAGGGCACGGTTAGGCTCTTCATCTACCATCGACGTTGGAAATGACTTCACACGACTAACGCTCGACACCATTGCCCTCTGCACAATGGGCTTCCGCTTCAACAGCTTCTATAGCAACGACAAGATGCACCCTTTTGTCGAGAGCATGGTCGCAGCTCTCATCGACGCTGAAAAGCAATCCTTCCTCCCCGACGTCGTGCAATCACTAAGAATACGAGCCCAATCCCATTTCAAGAAGCACGCTGCTGTGATGAAGAGCACGTGTCAGGACATTCTCGACCAGCGACGGAAGAATCCTGTCGAGGGTAAGGATCTGCTGAATGCGATGATGAATGGCAAAGATCCCAAGACGGGGATGGGCATGAGTGATGGGAACATCGTCGACAACCTCATCACTTTCCTCATCGCGGGCCACGAGACCACCTCTGGGCTCTTGTCGTTTGCATTCTACTACCTCCTCGAGAACCCTGAGAAGCTACAAAGGGCTCGTGAGGAGGTCGACGAGGTATTGGGCGATGAGAACATCACAGCCGATCATCTTCCCAAGATGCCCTACATCAACATGATCTTTCGCGAGACTCTTCGTCTCATGCCCACCGCACCAGGGTTCTACGTCACACCGTTCAAAGACGAAGTAATCGGCGGCCAATACAACGTCTCCGCAGGCGATCCCctgttcctcttcctccacaTGATCCACCGCGATCCCGAAGTCTGGGGCCCTGATGCCGAGGAGTTCAGGCCTGAGAGGATGGCGGACGAGCACTTTAACAAACTCCCCAAGAACGCTTGGAAGCCTTTCGGAAATGGTATGCGAGGCTGTATCGGTCGAGAATTCGCATGGCAGGAAGCTCAAATCGTAAGTACCACTTCTGATCGTTGTATCACTAGCTAACATTCGGAGGTTACAATCATGCTTCTCCAGAACTTCGACATGGTCAAGGCCGACCCCAActacaagctcaagattaaGCAGTCTCTCACCATCAAGCCAGACGGTTTCAATATGAAGGTCAAGCTCCGAGAGGGACGCGACTTGAccaacctcttcaagaacCCCAGTCTCGCAAGTTCCAAGCAGCCCAGTCTCTCCAGCCGAAAGAACCTCAACATCTCACAGAAGGACCTGAAGCCCATTTCGATCTTTTACGGGTCCAACACTGGAACTTGTGAGGCGTTGGCGGAGCGGCTATCGGCGGATTGTGCGACATTCGGGTTCATGCCTTCTAAGCCTCTGCCGCTTGATGACGCTACGAAGAACCTGTCCAAGGATGGACCGAATatcatcttggctgcttccTACGATGGAAAGCCTTCTGATAATGCGACTGAGTTTACTAAGTGGGCTGAGGCGCTGCAGCCCGGGGAGCTAGAGGGCACTCAGTTTGCTGTCTTCGGATGCGGTAAGTCTTTCGTCTCTTCATATCCCACCTCCATCTGACGCTTCTTAGGCCACAAGGACTGGGTGTCGACCTTGTATCGCATTCCCAAGGTTCTGGACAAGTGCTTAGCAGACGCTGGCGCCGATCGTCTCGTTGAGATTGGTCTCACCGACGCTAGCACCGGCCGTTTATACCCCGACTTCGACGACTGGGCACATAGCAAACTCTTCCCCGAACTCGCCAGCCGCCACGGTATCACTCTTGACCACGAGCCTGACTCTCTCGAACTCAGCGTCACTATTAACCAGTCCCAGCGGAACGATATCGGAGGCAACTTCAAGAGGGCCGAGGTCGTGGAGAATACTCTTCTCACTAGCCCTGGTGTTCCTCGAAAGTACAGTCTACTCCTCAAGTTACCGAAGGATATGGCGTACACTCCTGGTGATCATGTCTTGGTTCTGCCTAAGAATCCGCCTCAGCTTGTCGATCGGGTCATGACTTGCTTTGGTGTAGATGATGATACTGTCTTGACTGTGTCATCCCAACGACCGACTTTCCTTCCCACTGGTACTCCCATCCTTGCTTCGAACCTCTTCAGCACACTTGTTGAACTGTCCCAGACAGTCAGCCGCACCAGTCTCAAGAGACTTGTGGACTTTGCAGGCAATGATGAGACCAAGGTTGAAATCCAAAGTCTCGCTGGTGATAGGTACGACGCCGAGATCGACCAACAACGCATGTCCATCCTCGACATTCTCCGCAAGTACCCCTCCATCAACATGCCCCTGTCAACCTTCCTCTCCATGCTTCCCCAGATGCGTCCCCGCACGTACTCCTTcgcctcaacaccagagtGGAAGCCTGGCCACGGCTCACTTCTCTTCTCCGTCGTTGAAGCCACTGAAGCCAGTGGATCATCGCTTGCACGCCCAGGTGGTTTGGCTACCAACTACATGGCTCAGCTCCGCCCCGGCGACTCTGTTCTTGTTGAGCCTCGACCTTGCAGAGTTGAGCTGCGCACTGCCATGACCGCTGAGCTCAACGTTCCTGTCGTCATGATCGCTGTGGGCGCCGGTCTCGCTCCCTTTTTGGGATTCATGCAGAAGCGATACCTACAGGCTCAGAAGTCAGGCCACTTGTCCAACTCCCCCTGCACACTCTTCTTTGGATGCCGTGGTGCTAAGATGGATGACATCTGCCGCGATACGCTGGATGAGTACTCCCGTACAGGCGTTGTATCAATCCATCGTGCCTTCAGCCGCGATTGGGACTCACCGTATAAGTATGTTCAGCACTTGGTGGCTAAGCACGCTGATACCTTGGCGCGACTTTGGGGGCAGGGTGCTATCGTAATGATTTGCAGTGGTAAGAAGGTTTCTGACGATGTGTTTGATGTTTTGGGCCCTATTCT
Coding sequences within:
- a CDS encoding probable bifunctional P-450:NADPH-P450 reductase: MAAKQESKKHDDKHKGQIPGPKGLPIIGSLLDIDLTDSLKSIIDMAKDYPKLFALNIGGNTEVMICSRELMDELSDESRFHKLVVGGVEKLRPLAGDGLFSAQHNNQEWAIAHRILMPLFGPLTIREMFPDMRDISEQLCLKWARLGSSSTIDVGNDFTRLTLDTIALCTMGFRFNSFYSNDKMHPFVESMVAALIDAEKQSFLPDVVQSLRIRAQSHFKKHAAVMKSTCQDILDQRRKNPVEGKDLLNAMMNGKDPKTGMGMSDGNIVDNLITFLIAGHETTSGLLSFAFYYLLENPEKLQRAREEVDEVLGDENITADHLPKMPYINMIFRETLRLMPTAPGFYVTPFKDEVIGGQYNVSAGDPLFLFLHMIHRDPEVWGPDAEEFRPERMADEHFNKLPKNAWKPFGNGMRGCIGREFAWQEAQIVTIMLLQNFDMVKADPNYKLKIKQSLTIKPDGFNMKVKLREGRDLTNLFKNPSLASSKQPSLSSRKNLNISQKDLKPISIFYGSNTGTCEALAERLSADCATFGFMPSKPLPLDDATKNLSKDGPNIILAASYDGKPSDNATEFTKWAEALQPGELEGTQFAVFGCGHKDWVSTLYRIPKVLDKCLADAGADRLVEIGLTDASTGRLYPDFDDWAHSKLFPELASRHGITLDHEPDSLELSVTINQSQRNDIGGNFKRAEVVENTLLTSPGVPRKYSLLLKLPKDMAYTPGDHVLVLPKNPPQLVDRVMTCFGVDDDTVLTVSSQRPTFLPTGTPILASNLFSTLVELSQTVSRTSLKRLVDFAGNDETKVEIQSLAGDRYDAEIDQQRMSILDILRKYPSINMPLSTFLSMLPQMRPRTYSFASTPEWKPGHGSLLFSVVEATEASGSSLARPGGLATNYMAQLRPGDSVLVEPRPCRVELRTAMTAELNVPVVMIAVGAGLAPFLGFMQKRYLQAQKSGHLSNSPCTLFFGCRGAKMDDICRDTLDEYSRTGVVSIHRAFSRDWDSPYKYVQHLVAKHADTLARLWGQGAIVMICSGKKVSDDVFDVLGPILHSEDRRLNTTRASDWKTWMDGVSKERLILEVFG